One Dromiciops gliroides isolate mDroGli1 chromosome 3, mDroGli1.pri, whole genome shotgun sequence DNA segment encodes these proteins:
- the B3GNT5 gene encoding lactosylceramide 1,3-N-acetyl-beta-D-glucosaminyltransferase encodes MNIRMFVSGRRVKKWQFVHLFATCFLLSLMVFWEPLDHHIMSHVKSYSYRYLINSYTFVNDSLSLRHNLDGVASFQYLINHEEKCRDQEVLLLLFVKTSPENRHRRDGIRNTWGNDKYVRVQLNANIKTLFVLGSPSNPLHSERERLQNELFLEDQKYSDLIQQDFTDTFYNLTLKLLSQFRWVNMYCAHAKFVMSADDDIFIHMPNLIEYLRNLEQIGVQDFWVGRVHRGSPPVRDKNSKYYVPYEMYHWPSYPDYTAGAAYVISSDVAAKVYEASQTLNSSLYIDDVFMGLCANKMKIVPQHHVFFSGEGKAPYHPCIYEKMITSHGHLQDLQDLWEAATDSRVKAISKGFFGQIYCKMIKIVLLCKINYVDTYPCRAAFY; translated from the coding sequence ATGAACATCAGAATGTTTGTGAGTGGTCGAAGAGTAAAAAAATGGCAGTTTGTACACCTGTTTGCCACCTGCTTCTTACTGAGCCTCATGGTTTTTTGGGAACCCCTTGATCATCACATTATGAGCCATGTGAAGTCCTACTCTTACAGATACCTCATCAACAGCTACACCTTTGTGAACGACAGCCTGTCCCTCAGGCACAACCTGGATGGGGTTGCTAGCTTCCAATACCTGATTAATCATGAGGAGAAATGTAGAGACCAAGAGGTTCTTCTTTTGCTCTTTGTAAAGACCTCTCCTGAAAACCGTCATCGCCGGGATGGCATTAGAAACACGtggggaaatgacaaatatgtgcGTGTTCAGCTGAATGCCAACATTAAGACTCTCTTTGTGTTGGGGAGTCCGAGCAACCCTCTGCACTCTGAGAGGGAGAGACTGCAAAACGAGCTGTTTTTAGAAGATCAAAAATACAGTGATTTAATTCAGCAAGACTTCACTGATACTTTCTACAATCTTACTCTAAAATTGCTTTCGCAGTTCAGATGGGTCAACATGTACTGTGCGCATGCCAAATTTGTTATGTCAGCAGATGATGACATATTTATCCACATGCCAAATCTTATTGAATACCTTCGAAATCTAGAACAAATTGGTGTTCAGGATTTCTGGGTAGGACGGGTCCACAGAGGGTCCCCTCCCGTAAGAGATAAGAACAGCAAATATTATGTCCCATATGAAATGTACCATTGGCCTTCTTACCCAGACTACACAGCTGGAGCAGCTTATGTGATATCCAGTGATGTAGCAGCAAAGGTATATGAAGCATCACAAACACTTAATTCTAGTCTTTACATAGATGATGTGTTCATGGGTCTGTGTGCtaacaaaatgaaaattgtaCCACAGCATCATGTGTTtttttctggagaaggaaaagcacCCTATCATCCCTGCATTTATGAAAAAATGATAACATCTCATGGACATTTACAAGATCTTCAGGACTTATGGGAGGCAGCAACAGATTCTAGAGTCAAAGCAATTTCTAAAGGCTTTTTTGGCCAGATCTACTGTAAGATGATTAAAATAGTGCTGCTTTGCAAAATTAACTATGTGGACACCTATCCTTGTAGAGCGGCATTCTACTAA